GGGTCAGCGCGGTAGCCAGCACGGCCGCGCGATGCCGTCGGACGAACGTCGACGCCCGGTAGCTGAACGTGTCCGGCCGTGCCGAAATCGGCAACTTGCGCGTGAACCGCAGGAGGTCCTCGCTCAAATGCGCTGGTGAGGCATAGCGGCGTTCCGGCTGTTTGCGCAGCGCGTTCATGACGATGACGTCCAGATCGCCCCGCAGGAGGCGTTGGGCGCGTTCGGGTAGTTCGGGTCGCATGCTCGGCCGCGGTGGATCGTGTTCGCAGATGGCCGCTTCGATCTGCGTTGGCGACAGGGCGGTGAGGTTATACGGGCGCACGCCGGCGAGCAGTTCGTACAGCAGGATGCCGAGCGCGTACACATCGGAAGCTGTGGTTATGGTTTGGCCGAGGACCTGCTCGGGACTGGCGTATTCCAGCGTCATCAGACGCGCGCCGGTGCGCGTCACAGGTCCCTGGTGCGACCTCTGGGGGTCGTCCAGCAGTTTCGCGATGCCGAAGTCCAGCAGCTTGACCTCCCCCGACGCATCGACGAGGATGTTCGAGGGTTTGAGATCGCGGTGTATGACCAGATTCTGGTGCGCATGCTGAACGGCGGCGCAGACGGATCGAAAGAGGGTGATGCGCTGCGTCAGCGTGAGGTTTTGGCGATCGCAGTAGCGGTCGATGGGAAGGCCCCGAACGTATTCCATCGCGAGGAACGGCCGCCCGTCCGGCGCCACGCCGCCATCGAACAGACGCGCGATGTTCGGGTGCTGAAGCGAGGCCAGAACCTGGCGCTCGTGGAAAAGATGATCGAGCCGGTCGCGGCGGAGGTCGCCGGGACGGGCCAGCTTGAGGGCCACATGCCGGCTAAATTGCCCGTCGGTGCGCTCGGCCAGGTAAACGGTCCCCATCCCGCCCGATCCGAGGATACGCAC
The genomic region above belongs to Rhodothermales bacterium and contains:
- a CDS encoding serine/threonine-protein kinase, with translation MNDSTRWDHLKALFEDVCALTAAERPAFMARIDDEALRAEVYSLVQALDADPSFLEEPIDADTFYLALDQQAMDAPGDRIGPYTLVRILGSGGMGTVYLAERTDGQFSRHVALKLARPGDLRRDRLDHLFHERQVLASLQHPNIARLFDGGVAPDGRPFLAMEYVRGLPIDRYCDRQNLTLTQRITLFRSVCAAVQHAHQNLVIHRDLKPSNILVDASGEVKLLDFGIAKLLDDPQRSHQGPVTRTGARLMTLEYASPEQVLGQTITTASDVYALGILLYELLAGVRPYNLTALSPTQIEAAICEHDPPRPSMRPELPERAQRLLRGDLDVIVMNALRKQPERRYASPAHLSEDLLRFTRKLPISARPDTFSYRASTFVRRHRAAVLATALT